The following coding sequences are from one Haploplasma axanthum window:
- a CDS encoding NUDIX hydrolase, with amino-acid sequence MYIDVIKKYQPINEQEAVDKAAILAFINRNSDCLSRDNMIAHLTTSAIVVNMDLTKVVFAYHLIYKAWAWVGGHNDNDDDCLNVAIKEAKEETGLKNIEPYLNTPIMIDIIKVQNHIKHGKYIPDHLHLNLTYLLVADENEELKIKEDENSGVKWFALEDMINITSEERMKPIYQKAFDFVNKLRNNRK; translated from the coding sequence ATGTATATAGATGTTATAAAAAAATATCAACCAATCAATGAACAAGAAGCGGTTGATAAAGCAGCAATTTTAGCTTTTATAAATAGAAACAGTGATTGTTTAAGCAGAGACAATATGATTGCTCATTTAACGACATCAGCAATTGTAGTTAATATGGATTTAACAAAGGTTGTTTTTGCATATCATTTAATTTATAAAGCATGGGCTTGGGTTGGTGGACATAATGACAATGATGATGATTGTTTGAATGTTGCAATAAAAGAAGCAAAAGAAGAGACAGGACTAAAGAATATTGAACCATACTTAAATACTCCAATTATGATAGATATAATTAAGGTGCAAAATCATATTAAACATGGTAAATATATTCCTGATCACCTACATTTGAATTTAACATATTTGTTAGTTGCTGATGAAAATGAAGAATTAAAGATTAAAGAAGATGAAAATAGTGGTGTTAAATGGTTTGCATTAGAGGATATGATTAATATAACCTCAGAAGAAAGAATGAAACCTATTTATCAAAAAGCATTTGATTTTGTTAATAAGTTAAGAAATAATAGAAAATAA
- a CDS encoding helix-turn-helix transcriptional regulator, which translates to MKNNVKEIRKQIGLRQEDMAQKLGVSRQTIIAIENDKYDPSLELAMKISRLFDLSIEDIFILE; encoded by the coding sequence ATGAAGAATAACGTTAAAGAAATTAGAAAACAAATTGGTTTAAGACAAGAAGATATGGCACAAAAATTAGGAGTTAGCCGTCAAACAATTATAGCGATTGAAAATGATAAGTATGATCCATCATTGGAACTTGCTATGAAAATTTCTCGTTTATTTGATTTGTCTATTGAAGATATCTTTATTTTAGAATAG
- a CDS encoding helix-turn-helix domain-containing protein produces MKTRLKELRKRNNLSLRELDEKVNINYSQLARIERGESFLSQQHIKVLSEFFGVSSDYLLCLSDNEKFVLKENTFKPIPIITSLVNGKFNLKDSIGYLTADVDIKENYIYFKIDDDSMSPTFYDGDYVLINLKKEPENNDLVLVGTIDKNAFIRRYRKTNNELMLLPDNNLYDPLIVKNNSTIIITGVVYGFYRPHLRNEQIK; encoded by the coding sequence ATGAAAACAAGATTAAAAGAACTAAGAAAGCGAAATAACCTTTCTTTAAGAGAATTAGATGAAAAAGTTAATATCAATTATAGTCAACTTGCTAGAATTGAAAGAGGAGAATCATTTTTATCTCAACAACACATTAAAGTGTTGTCTGAGTTCTTTGGTGTTTCTTCTGATTATTTGCTTTGTCTATCTGATAATGAAAAGTTTGTTTTGAAAGAAAATACTTTTAAACCTATTCCTATTATTACTTCTCTAGTTAATGGAAAATTTAATCTTAAAGATTCTATCGGTTACTTAACTGCTGATGTTGATATAAAAGAAAACTATATTTACTTTAAGATAGATGATGATTCAATGTCTCCTACATTTTATGATGGAGATTACGTTTTAATTAATCTTAAGAAAGAACCGGAAAACAATGATCTTGTTCTTGTTGGAACAATTGATAAAAATGCCTTTATTAGAAGATATAGAAAAACAAATAATGAACTTATGTTGCTCCCTGATAATAATCTTTATGATCCTTTAATTGTGAAGAATAATTCAACCATAATTATAACAGGTGTAGTCTACGGATTTTATCGTCCTCATCTAAGAAACGAACAAATAAAATGA
- a CDS encoding DUF4275 family protein, whose product MEIEKFFKSWYRVFATNVSKDIMNKRVLSKGNLPWHIFTWGEVGSIEGLEALNCLKKSDFTEVIAFSGYPNNFSKIKKIKSNADLEKLLDNRNDIYITAKDFSWTFVKTHESNLGPYFKFKELKNCLNWYWDGLHDAKIIKVAEVNSDIKNKKNYLELLLDSRQAIVDNKVKNIRLYDYKFKDGNLESIKTFWISDSLEKNENRYIITLETADIHNNKSILKIEFDYAEVKRH is encoded by the coding sequence ATGGAAATCGAAAAGTTCTTTAAGAGTTGGTATCGAGTATTTGCAACAAATGTATCTAAAGATATTATGAATAAACGAGTACTTTCTAAAGGAAATTTACCATGGCATATTTTTACATGGGGAGAAGTAGGATCAATAGAAGGACTAGAAGCTTTGAATTGTTTAAAAAAGAGTGATTTTACTGAAGTCATAGCTTTTAGTGGATATCCTAATAATTTTTCAAAGATTAAGAAAATAAAATCGAATGCTGATTTAGAAAAATTATTAGATAATCGTAATGATATTTATATTACTGCTAAAGATTTTTCATGGACTTTTGTTAAAACACATGAAAGTAATTTAGGACCTTATTTTAAATTCAAAGAACTAAAAAATTGTTTAAATTGGTATTGGGATGGATTACATGATGCAAAAATTATTAAAGTGGCTGAGGTTAATTCTGATATTAAAAATAAAAAAAATTATTTAGAATTGCTTCTTGATTCTAGGCAAGCAATTGTTGATAATAAAGTAAAAAATATTCGTTTATATGATTATAAGTTTAAAGATGGAAATTTAGAAAGTATAAAGACTTTTTGGATAAGTGATTCTTTGGAAAAAAATGAAAATAGATATATAATAACGTTAGAAACTGCAGATATTCATAATAATAAATCAATCTTAAAAATAGAGTTTGATTATGCAGAAGTAAAAAGACATTAA